In the genome of Takifugu rubripes chromosome 18, fTakRub1.2, whole genome shotgun sequence, one region contains:
- the dnai7 gene encoding dynein axonemal intermediate chain 7 isoform X2 yields MEKKAKSNKPTKKAPKLTKAQKAKQEEEARKQREEEEARLRAEKEEQERLERERKQEEIERLELKDSNRREGELDELRHLLEANHTAATKWKSDAVKRVMWERYMCCDGRPDPTAQREINTYISLWRDDQEVDITHVLEQCSSALQLIEELEVQLKDAPCSEEYREAIIDLQGLVQSKQLLATEELLKNANESIDSETGNMQTVVKDETVTLCLWANFRKNPRFKGFLFEEAGLGFELPKQLAVSDVAVRILHTRYDLLSLLVRMAQTETSTSPRPCSLRADMESSAPDEDSTIEGEEGNEDQKENEDVQNQPTQEPEGKESTDDVGKGSLDSPVMTQMEVLDAGGELTSPLSEMSMKQDLQVVDLMQYTPLGGVFYYNVFYLPPQAHQVNGWKIRQLLDHGLQEFPYPPERSDADGEEQVSNPPVGVTFTLPDSVFFLETPQVARWDDAGKQWRLDEITDVLYEKDENKISIKMASFQPLVLLQETYANFPFQSWELRPLGQDVALFTINGALIDLRIKIQGDQCMLQLEQETTLPRLTNRWLSVSALQTAIINAGINVFVNEHSEKYVSTCAKDPLTEHAAYEQMALFASACAFSWSKWNTSCGSEHLVLQACEHHGADPVPKESWSLYLLGAQRYKKLAITDQSEAFSPEHDPASEFHSTFIHMLQDSMSAGGVARTRESHYLFVNTVQSLLCGTRPLMYS; encoded by the exons ATGGAAAAAAAGGCGAAATCTAACAAG CCAACCAAAAAGGCCCCAAAACTCACCAAAGCTCAGAAGGCGAAGCAAGAAGAGGAGGCACGGAAGCAGCGAGAGGAAG AGGAAGCTCGGCTaagagcagagaaagaggagcaggagagattGGAGCGAGAGAGAAAGCAAGAAGAGATAGAGAGACTTGAGCTAAAG GACAGCAATCGCAGGGAGGGTGAACTCGACGAACTGCGCCATCTACTGGAAGCAAACCACACTGCTGCCACGAAATGGAAATCTGATGCTGTGAAAAGAGTCATG TGGGAGAGATACATGTGTTGTGATGGTCGACCAGACCCAACAGCACAGCGGGAGATTAACACATACATTAGTTTATGGAGAGATGATCAAGAGGTCGACATCACACATGTGCTGGAACaatgcagctctgctcttcag CTAATTGAGGAGTTGGAGGTTCAGCTCAAAGATGCTCCATGTTCAGAAGAGTACCGGGAGGCCATCATTGATTTGCAGGGATTAGTCCAGTCCAAGCAACTCCTCGCCAcggaggagctcctcaag AATGCCAACGAGAGCATCGACTCTGAGACGGGCAACATGCAGACTGTGGTCAAAGATGAAACCGTCACGCTGTGTCTATGGGCCAACTTCAGGAAGAATCCAAG ATTTAAAGGTTTTCTCTTTGaagaggcaggtttgggctttgAGCTTCCCAAACAGCTGGCCGTGAGCGATGTTGCTGTACGGATCCTCCACACACGCTATGATCTCTTGTCTCTGCTGGTCAGGATGGCCCAGACAGAAACTAGCACAAGCCCCCG GCCGTGCTCTCTCAGAGCTGACATGGAGAGTTCGGCTCCAGATGAGGATAGTACCATTGAAGGAGAGGAAGGCAATGAGGACCAGAAGGAAAACGAGGATGTGCAGAACCAGCCCACCCAAGAGCCTGAAGGGAAGGAG AGTACAGATGATGTCGGGAAAGGCAGTTTAGACAGTCCAGTCATGACCCAGATGGAGGTGCTGGACG ctgggGGGGAATTGACTTCTCCATTGTCAGAAATGTCAATGAAACAGGATCTCCAGGTGGTCGATTTAATGCAGTACACCCCTCTGGGTGGGGTGTTTTACTACAATGTTTTTTACCTCCCCCCACAAGCCCATCAGGTCAACGGCTGGAAAATCAGACAG CTGTTGGACCACGGGCTGCAGGAGTTCCCCTACCCTCCGGAGAGGTCTGACGCGGATGGCGAAGAGCAGGTCAGCAACCCTCCAGTTGGAGTGACCTTCACGCTGCCAGACTCCGTTTTCTTCTTAGAAACTCCCCAGGTGGCTCGCTGGGATGATGCAG GGAAGCAGTGGAGGCTGGATGAGATCACTGACGTCTTATATGAGAAGGATGAAAATAAGATCTCCATCAAGATGGCCTCCTTCCAGCCGTTAGTTCTGCTTCAGGAAACCTATGCTAACTTTCCCTTCCAGAGCTGGGAGCTCAGGCCGCTGGGCCAAGACGTGGCCCTCTTCACCATCAATGGGGCTCTCATCGACCTCCGCATTAAGATCCAG GGTGATCAGTGcatgctgcagctggaacagGAGACGACTCTCCCTCGGCTCACAAACAGGTGGCTGAGCGTCTCCGCCCTGCAGACCGCCATCATCAACGCCGGGATTAACGTCTTTGTCAACGAGCACTCGGAGAAATACGTCAGCACCTGCGCTAAG GACCCGCTCACGGAGCACGCAGCCTACGAACAGATGGCCCTCTTTGCCTCCGCGTGCGCCTTCTCGTGGAGCAAGTGGAACACAAGCTGCGGCTCGGAACATCTGGTTCTGCAG GCATGCGAGCACCACGGCGCCGACCCCGTGCCCAAAGAGTCATGGAGTCTGTACCTCCTCGGCGCTCAGAGATACAAGAAGCTGGCGATCACTGACCAGAGCGAGGCCTTCTCTCCAGAACATGATCCTGCCAGCGAGTTCCACTCCACCTTCATCCACATGCTCCAGGACAGCATGAGCGCCGGAGGCGTGGCTCGCACCCGAGAGTCCCACTACCTGTTTGTGAACACAGTGCAAAGCCTGCTCTGTGGCACCAGACCCCTGATGTACTCATAA
- the dnai7 gene encoding dynein axonemal intermediate chain 7 isoform X1: protein MEKKAKSNKAPKKGKPTKKAPKLTKAQKAKQEEEARKQREEEEARLRAEKEEQERLERERKQEEIERLELKDSNRREGELDELRHLLEANHTAATKWKSDAVKRVMWERYMCCDGRPDPTAQREINTYISLWRDDQEVDITHVLEQCSSALQLIEELEVQLKDAPCSEEYREAIIDLQGLVQSKQLLATEELLKNANESIDSETGNMQTVVKDETVTLCLWANFRKNPRFKGFLFEEAGLGFELPKQLAVSDVAVRILHTRYDLLSLLVRMAQTETSTSPRPCSLRADMESSAPDEDSTIEGEEGNEDQKENEDVQNQPTQEPEGKESTDDVGKGSLDSPVMTQMEVLDAGGELTSPLSEMSMKQDLQVVDLMQYTPLGGVFYYNVFYLPPQAHQVNGWKIRQLLDHGLQEFPYPPERSDADGEEQVSNPPVGVTFTLPDSVFFLETPQVARWDDAGKQWRLDEITDVLYEKDENKISIKMASFQPLVLLQETYANFPFQSWELRPLGQDVALFTINGALIDLRIKIQGDQCMLQLEQETTLPRLTNRWLSVSALQTAIINAGINVFVNEHSEKYVSTCAKDPLTEHAAYEQMALFASACAFSWSKWNTSCGSEHLVLQACEHHGADPVPKESWSLYLLGAQRYKKLAITDQSEAFSPEHDPASEFHSTFIHMLQDSMSAGGVARTRESHYLFVNTVQSLLCGTRPLMYS, encoded by the exons ATGGAAAAAAAGGCGAAATCTAACAAG GCACCCAAGAAAGGCAAG CCAACCAAAAAGGCCCCAAAACTCACCAAAGCTCAGAAGGCGAAGCAAGAAGAGGAGGCACGGAAGCAGCGAGAGGAAG AGGAAGCTCGGCTaagagcagagaaagaggagcaggagagattGGAGCGAGAGAGAAAGCAAGAAGAGATAGAGAGACTTGAGCTAAAG GACAGCAATCGCAGGGAGGGTGAACTCGACGAACTGCGCCATCTACTGGAAGCAAACCACACTGCTGCCACGAAATGGAAATCTGATGCTGTGAAAAGAGTCATG TGGGAGAGATACATGTGTTGTGATGGTCGACCAGACCCAACAGCACAGCGGGAGATTAACACATACATTAGTTTATGGAGAGATGATCAAGAGGTCGACATCACACATGTGCTGGAACaatgcagctctgctcttcag CTAATTGAGGAGTTGGAGGTTCAGCTCAAAGATGCTCCATGTTCAGAAGAGTACCGGGAGGCCATCATTGATTTGCAGGGATTAGTCCAGTCCAAGCAACTCCTCGCCAcggaggagctcctcaag AATGCCAACGAGAGCATCGACTCTGAGACGGGCAACATGCAGACTGTGGTCAAAGATGAAACCGTCACGCTGTGTCTATGGGCCAACTTCAGGAAGAATCCAAG ATTTAAAGGTTTTCTCTTTGaagaggcaggtttgggctttgAGCTTCCCAAACAGCTGGCCGTGAGCGATGTTGCTGTACGGATCCTCCACACACGCTATGATCTCTTGTCTCTGCTGGTCAGGATGGCCCAGACAGAAACTAGCACAAGCCCCCG GCCGTGCTCTCTCAGAGCTGACATGGAGAGTTCGGCTCCAGATGAGGATAGTACCATTGAAGGAGAGGAAGGCAATGAGGACCAGAAGGAAAACGAGGATGTGCAGAACCAGCCCACCCAAGAGCCTGAAGGGAAGGAG AGTACAGATGATGTCGGGAAAGGCAGTTTAGACAGTCCAGTCATGACCCAGATGGAGGTGCTGGACG ctgggGGGGAATTGACTTCTCCATTGTCAGAAATGTCAATGAAACAGGATCTCCAGGTGGTCGATTTAATGCAGTACACCCCTCTGGGTGGGGTGTTTTACTACAATGTTTTTTACCTCCCCCCACAAGCCCATCAGGTCAACGGCTGGAAAATCAGACAG CTGTTGGACCACGGGCTGCAGGAGTTCCCCTACCCTCCGGAGAGGTCTGACGCGGATGGCGAAGAGCAGGTCAGCAACCCTCCAGTTGGAGTGACCTTCACGCTGCCAGACTCCGTTTTCTTCTTAGAAACTCCCCAGGTGGCTCGCTGGGATGATGCAG GGAAGCAGTGGAGGCTGGATGAGATCACTGACGTCTTATATGAGAAGGATGAAAATAAGATCTCCATCAAGATGGCCTCCTTCCAGCCGTTAGTTCTGCTTCAGGAAACCTATGCTAACTTTCCCTTCCAGAGCTGGGAGCTCAGGCCGCTGGGCCAAGACGTGGCCCTCTTCACCATCAATGGGGCTCTCATCGACCTCCGCATTAAGATCCAG GGTGATCAGTGcatgctgcagctggaacagGAGACGACTCTCCCTCGGCTCACAAACAGGTGGCTGAGCGTCTCCGCCCTGCAGACCGCCATCATCAACGCCGGGATTAACGTCTTTGTCAACGAGCACTCGGAGAAATACGTCAGCACCTGCGCTAAG GACCCGCTCACGGAGCACGCAGCCTACGAACAGATGGCCCTCTTTGCCTCCGCGTGCGCCTTCTCGTGGAGCAAGTGGAACACAAGCTGCGGCTCGGAACATCTGGTTCTGCAG GCATGCGAGCACCACGGCGCCGACCCCGTGCCCAAAGAGTCATGGAGTCTGTACCTCCTCGGCGCTCAGAGATACAAGAAGCTGGCGATCACTGACCAGAGCGAGGCCTTCTCTCCAGAACATGATCCTGCCAGCGAGTTCCACTCCACCTTCATCCACATGCTCCAGGACAGCATGAGCGCCGGAGGCGTGGCTCGCACCCGAGAGTCCCACTACCTGTTTGTGAACACAGTGCAAAGCCTGCTCTGTGGCACCAGACCCCTGATGTACTCATAA
- the lyrm5a gene encoding LYR motif-containing protein 5A, with amino-acid sequence MANPLRGEVIRLYKNLLYLGREYPQGSAYFRERLKSAFMKNKDVTDPEEIKKLVARGEFVIKEIEALYFLKKYRAMKKRYYEPDK; translated from the exons ATGGCCAACCCGTTAAGGGGGGAGGTTATCAGGCTCTACAAAAAT CTCCTGTATCTCGGCCGTGAGTATCCTCAGGGTTCAGCCTATTTCAGAGAGCGCCTGAAGTCCGCTTTCATGAAGAATAAAGATGTGACAGACCCTGAAGAGATTAAGAAGCTGGTGGCCAGAGGAGAATTTGTCATCAAGGAAATAGAGGCTCTGTATTTTCTCAAGAAATATCGAGCCATGAAGAAGAGATACTACGAGCCAGATAAATGA
- the LOC115246539 gene encoding sex-determining region Y protein-like isoform X2, whose protein sequence is MDLATVDEDAFLKLLDDILDDTRDDDNSQSRKSNNEDLLDKGIVHPTVLEEPPGLTLDQEAPSNSSNLLNQNTVHQAPLLFLEAIKEQLDGGCLVYELPTGNHTKVPLIGYLNGQKVYQCPPELETLLDLQKNRQEKKKRQQVAKDDKPYIKKPPNAFMLFMKEKRPTVAPELWKQGSGVVNQVLGKMWGTLSDQEKAVYFEEAERCKKLHQLENPGWTTKDNYGQKRRRERKRTSIETEEYTPQVKKRYARKETGAQPRVMPGNDLQTGAMPPFYPQPVYMPNYHSQHAYMQRRQQRHYMQLAQQGPYMQYPQQGPYMQCPQQGGYMQFPQQGGYMQFLQQRYMQDPQGYVQFPHEGYAHYLQQGGYMENPQQAANMHLVHQRPCVQNPFEELHMNHPQEDPTTIPHQQPTCTMAVLNTQSI, encoded by the exons ATGGATTTGGCGACTGTTGATGAGGACGCATTTCTAAAGTTGTTGGATGACATACTGGACGACACCAGAGATGATGACAACTCACAATCCCGGAAGTCCAACAATGAGGATCTATTAGACAAAGGGATAGTTCACCCAACAGTCTTAGAAGAGCCACCTGGCTTAACATTGGACCAGGAGGCTCCTTCCAATTCATCTAATTTACTGAACCAAAACACTGTCCATCAAGCTCCACTGCTGTTTCTTGAAGCAATCAAAGAGCAACTG GATGGTGGTTGCTTGGTTTATGAACTTCCCACTGGCAACCACACAAAAGTACCTTTAATTGGATATCT gaatggACAAAAGGTGTACCAGTGTCCACCAGAGCTTGAAACTCTCTTAGATTTACAAAAAAACAG acaggagaagaagaaaagacagcaGGTCGCGAAAGATGATAAACCCTACATCAAGAAGCCTCCAAATGCCTTCATGCTCTTTATGAAGGAAAAGAGACCGACTGTTGCCCCAGAACTTTGGAAACAAGGAAGTGGTGTTGTGAATCAAGTCCTGGGGAAAATG TGGGGGACACTATCAGACCAGGAGAAGGCAGTTTATTTTGAGGAGGCTGAAAGGTGTAAAAAGCTTCACCAATTGGAGAACCCTGGTTGGACGACCAAAGACAACTAT ggtcaaaaaagaagaagggaACGAAAAAGAACATCAATAGAGACAGAAGAGTATACCCCACAGGTCAAGAAAAGGTATGCGAGGAAAGAGACAGGAGCACAACCAAGGGTAATGCCTGGAAATGATCTCCAGACTGGAGCAATGCCGCCATTTTACCCACAGCCAGTTTATATGCCGAACTACCATTCCCAACATGCATACATGCAGCGTCGTCAGCAACGGCACTACATGCAGCTTGCTCAGCAAGGGCCCTACATGCAGTATCCTCAGCAAGGGCCCTACATGCAGTGTCCTCAGCAGGGAGGATACATGCAGTTTCCCCAACAAGGAGGATACATGCAATTTCTTCAACAGAGATACATGCAGGATCCACAAGGATATGTACAGTTCCCTCATGAAGGATACGCTCATTATCTCCAACAAGGTGGATACATGGAGAACCCACAGCAGGCAGCAAACATGCATTTGGTTCACCAAAGACCATGTGTACAGAACCCTTTTGAGGAACTACACATGAATCATCCCCAGGAGGACCCAACCACAATTCCTCACCAACAGCCAACATGCACAATGGCTGTGCTCAATACTCAATCAATATGA